Proteins co-encoded in one Oncorhynchus kisutch isolate 150728-3 linkage group LG1, Okis_V2, whole genome shotgun sequence genomic window:
- the LOC109876403 gene encoding heme oxygenase, with the protein METDKKMQTQVELTDSDLSEQIKAVTKDSHVRAENTELMLAYQRGNVSLTQYKLLLCSLYEIYQALEEALDNNSNHPSVAPIYFPLELARLESVERDLEHFYGQDWREKIVVPAATKIYAHRLRQIGKDNPEYLVAHAYTRYLGDLSGGQVLGRITQKSLGLKGGEGLSFFSFPGVSSPNLFKQLYRSRMNSIELEEEERKGMLEEAVRAFELNIQVFDDLQKMVSVTETESELMHTTTRNRCTRHSSTHSELAEGEKLTARSLQIQTSLVNASPLFRMVLGICVALATVGMGIYAF; encoded by the exons ATGGAGACAGACAAGAAGATGCAGACACAAGTGGAGCTCACAGACAG tgatcTGTCTGAGCAGATTAAGGCTGTGACCAAGGACAGCCATGTCAGAGCAGAGAACACTGAGCTTATGCTGGCCTACCAGAGAGGAAACGTCAGTCTGACACAGTACAAG CTTCTCCTGTGCTCCCTCTATGAGATCTATCAAGCACTAGAGGAAGCTCTGGACAACAACTCCAACCACCCGAGTGTCGCGCCTATATACTTCCCCCTGGAACTAGCACGGCTGGAGTCAGTGGAGAGAGACCTGGAGCATTTCTATGGGCAGGACTGGAGAGAGAAGATTGTTGTACCGGCTGCCACTAAAATATATGCCCATAGACTCAGACAG aTCGGCAAAGACAACCCTGAGTACCTAGTGGCCCACGCGTACACCCGCTACCTCGGCGACCTATCTGGCGGACAAGTCCTTGGCCGCATTACTCAGAAGTCTCTGGGGCTGAAGGGTGGCGAGGGTCTGTCGTTCTTTTCCTTCCCGGGCGTGAGCAGCCCCAACCTGTTCAAACAGCTGTACAGGAGTAGAATGAACAGCAtagagctggaggaggaggagaggaaaggaatgcTGGAGGAGGCTGTCAGAGCCTTCGAGTTGAACATCCag GTCTTTGACGATCTTCAGAAGATGGTGTCTGTGACAGAGACGGAAAGTGAGCTCATGCATACGACAACCAGAAATAGATGCACAAGACACTCGTCGACACATTCCGAACTGGCTGAGG GAGAGAAACTGACGGCTAGATCCCTTCAGATCCAGACCAGTCTGGT
- the LOC116376232 gene encoding GTPase IMAP family member 5-like, protein MPEAPECFFWFYNCKTLQWPCQNSRARAPPVLLGTIGCGKTLSGDTLLGQSSSGSPSSSSSSPRLCQLRPGASEGRRLTVVEAPRWYWSGGHMEAGVRKETERALELAAPGPHAFLLLVPVGQFTEVEHRVPAELEEVFGEGVLKHTLVLFTCGDYLMGQGAGQYLEGEDPGLREVIDRCGGQYHVLNNRRPQDRAGQGAAGEGNHPIL, encoded by the exons ATGCCGGAGGCGCCAGAGTGCTTCTTCTGGTTCTATAACTGTAAAACACTGCAGTgg CCATGCCAGAACTCCAGAGCCAGAGCTCCGCCTGTCCTCCTAGGGACCATCGGCTGTGGCAAGACCCTGTCAGGAGACACCCTCCTGGGCCAGTCCTCCTCCggctctccttcctcctctagtTCTTCCCCCAGGCTTTGCCAGCTGAGGCCTGGGGCCTCCGAGGGCCGGAGGTTGACTGTGGTGGAGGCCCCTCGCTGGTACTGGAGCGGGGGCCACATGGAGGCTGGGgtgaggaaggagacagagagggcactTGAGCTGGCTGCCCCGGGGCCACACGCCTTCCTGCTGCTGGTTCCTGTCGGCCAGTTCACCGAG GTGGAGCACAGAGTGCCCGCTGAGCTGGAGGAGGTGTTTGGGGAGGGGGTGTTGAAACACACCCTGGTGCTGTTCACCTGTGGAGACTACCTGATGGGCCAGGGGGCGGGGCAGTACCTGgagggagaggaccctgggctcagggAGGTGATTGACAGGTGTGGGGGCCAATACCACGTCCTCAACAACCGCCGACCGCAGGACAGGGCAGGTCAGGGAGCTGCTGGAGAAGGTAACCATCCCATCTTATAA